The following proteins are encoded in a genomic region of Thiomicrospira sp. R3:
- the gshA gene encoding glutamate--cysteine ligase: protein MPHPYQVPHLKTTLKGPLLELESHLLDHSVAIEAWFRQQFRDTPAPFYASVDLRNAGYKLAPVDTNLFPAGFNNLHPDLRPLAVHATQNAITQACPITDGVLIIPENHTRNMFYLENLCTLKEIIENAGYEVHIGSLNPEITQPTDIALPSGKTLSLKPLKRQGERVGVDAFYPCAILLNNDLSGGRPAILEGIEQTLLPPLELGWATRYKTQHFNHFSDVAKSFAELVDIDPWLITPESVQCGEVDFKNHTGLDRLANTVNQVLAKTADYYHTHDIDCKPFVIIKSDSGTYGMAIMSVYNAQDVLNLNRKQRNKMTSAKEGLSVNKMLVQEGVYTFETVDEAVAEPVVYMIHNHVIGGFYRIHTGKTATDNLNSPGMHFEPMSFQQSGVLPDQTQEPDAEPNRFYAYGVVARLALLAAAREIQSAKK from the coding sequence ATGCCTCACCCCTATCAAGTTCCTCACCTTAAAACGACTTTAAAAGGCCCCTTACTTGAGCTTGAGTCCCATCTACTTGACCATAGCGTGGCGATCGAGGCTTGGTTCCGGCAGCAGTTTCGTGACACACCTGCGCCTTTTTATGCTTCGGTTGACTTGCGCAATGCGGGCTACAAACTCGCCCCTGTGGATACCAACTTATTTCCTGCAGGCTTCAATAACCTGCACCCAGACCTTCGCCCCTTAGCCGTTCATGCCACACAAAACGCAATCACCCAAGCCTGCCCCATCACGGATGGCGTACTGATTATTCCAGAAAACCATACCCGAAATATGTTTTACCTAGAAAACCTATGTACGCTAAAAGAAATCATTGAGAATGCAGGATACGAAGTGCATATCGGCTCACTAAATCCTGAAATAACTCAGCCCACTGATATTGCGCTACCCTCTGGAAAAACACTCAGCTTAAAGCCTTTAAAACGCCAAGGCGAGCGGGTAGGTGTTGATGCCTTTTACCCTTGTGCGATTTTGCTAAACAATGATTTATCCGGTGGTCGCCCCGCGATACTAGAAGGGATTGAACAAACACTGTTACCTCCTTTAGAGCTAGGCTGGGCAACGCGCTACAAAACCCAGCATTTTAATCACTTTAGCGATGTGGCCAAAAGCTTTGCCGAATTAGTGGACATAGACCCTTGGCTAATCACACCGGAATCAGTGCAATGCGGTGAAGTCGATTTTAAAAATCACACCGGCCTAGATCGTTTGGCCAACACGGTAAACCAAGTGCTTGCCAAAACCGCTGATTATTACCATACCCATGACATTGACTGTAAGCCCTTTGTGATTATTAAATCAGACAGTGGAACCTATGGCATGGCGATCATGTCGGTTTACAATGCGCAAGATGTGCTCAATTTGAATCGAAAACAACGAAATAAAATGACCTCAGCGAAAGAAGGCCTCAGTGTCAATAAAATGCTGGTGCAAGAAGGTGTCTACACCTTTGAAACGGTCGATGAAGCCGTGGCTGAGCCGGTGGTTTATATGATTCATAACCATGTAATCGGCGGATTTTACCGGATACATACAGGCAAAACGGCAACCGACAATTTAAACAGCCCAGGCATGCACTTTGAGCCCATGTCTTTCCAACAGTCTGGAGTACTTCCTGA